Within Spinacia oleracea cultivar Varoflay chromosome 4, BTI_SOV_V1, whole genome shotgun sequence, the genomic segment TCATTTTTGTAACATCTTTAAAGATTTATTATTATAGACTCTACGAAGGCTTGCTCAGAACCGTGAGGCAGCAAGGAAAAGCCGGTTGAGGAAAAAAGTAAGACATCTAATTTTGTTTCTTGCATGTGCTTTGGTGTtggttaattatttaatttgttttctcatttaattaattaatggaaTTAGCTGGAGAAAGATTCCATGTGGGGAAAAAATAAGTCATAAAGCTAATATGAAAATCAGCTAATAtgaatattttagtcaaaatatgacatataacgatcaaacgagactaaaatgaaattttcgctcctaactttaaactAACGAAcgtaagaactcatttcaaacttactacataattcatatgattagttttaactttccaagactcaatccaatctaattatgtacatttgagacttgtttggccattataggtcatagttaggctaaaatgacattttcgctcccaactttgaactaatgaacctaagaactcatttcaaacttactacatgatttatatgattagctttaactttccaagactcaatccaatctatttatgtacatttgagacttgtttgaccattataggtcataattaggctaaaatgacattttcgctcccaactttgaactaacgaacctaaggactcattttattcttattacatgattaatatgcatagtattaactttctaaaactcattctaatctatgtatgcacatttaaggcacattgggtcgttataggtcatatttagagctaaaacgatatgtccgctcccaactttgaactaaagaacctaaggactcattttattcttattacatgattaatatgcatagtattaactttctaaaactcattctaatctatgtatgcacatttaaggctcattgggtcgctataggtcatatttagagctaaaacgaCATTTccactcccaactttgaactaaagaacctaaggactcatttgattcttattacatgattaatatgcatattattaactttcttaaactaattccaatctatttatgcacatttaaggctcattagatcgctataggtcatatttagagcttaaatgacatttacgctcccaactttgaactaacgaacctaaggactcattttattcttattacatgattaatatacaTATTAATAACTTTCTTAAActaattccaatctatttatgcacatttaaggctcattagatcgctataggtcatatttagagctaaaatgacatttacgctcccaactttgaactaaaaaacctaaggactcatttgattcttattaaatgattaatatgcatgtttttaactttctaaaactcattccaatcatgtatgcacatttaaggctcattgggtcgttgttggtcatatttagagctaaaatgacatttccgctcccaactttgaactaaagaacctaaggactcatttgattcttattacatgattaatatgcatagttttaactttcttaaactaattccaatctatttatgcacatttaaggctcattagatcgctataggtcatatttagagcttaaatgacatttacgctcccaactttgaactaaagaacctaaggactcattgtattcttattacatgattaatatacatagtattaacttcctaaaactcattctaaactattatgcacatttaaggctcattgggtcgttataggtcatatttagagctaaaatgacatttacgctcccaactttgaactaaagaacctatggactcattttattcttattacatgattaatatgcatagtttgaaCTTTTttaaactcattccaatatatttatgcacatttaaggctcattgtatcgttataggtcatatttaggctaaaatgacattttccttactcttgactcgtattctagactattaggacattgacATTagtgcttgaatgttaaaatgtgatattaaaTTTGCGTTTAATCTATtgcaatttttgtttttgtaaaggtctatactctgaggaatgcgccttatgctagtgaggaaattgatgtggttcgtgagcaatgggctaagttttttaccagcaaatatttattattggcctgatcgcgcttgatcgagttggtttagatgttatagaccaatcttttatattaaaatgtatgcgtacaattaaattggaacatatatttaaatgtacgtgcactttggtttcaTGTATACAAAacaataattattgtttttatatttgttatacaggttgcgatattttattattgttgtgacaggtttctatatttcgTGCAAGGCATTCTAGGTatcctaaacaaaattaaaattttcccgccaaaagtgctttgttgcagcgtatatatatatgtgtacgctgcaacaagggtgtaaaatttaacaaaatttcacacttgttgcagcgtacaaatagatgtaccctgcaacaggtggggtctattgcagcgtacatgaatttgtacgctgcaacaagtcaagattttggcacttgttgcagcgtacatgaatttgtacgctgcaacaagtcaagattttggccaaatttttgacacttgttgcagcgtacatgcatatgtacgctgcaaaaagtacttttttgcagcgaacattgtacgctgcaacaagtccagacTTGTTACAGGCctcccagttgcagcatacgatgtacgctgcaacaggggtctaaaagcccgctgcaacaagtgttttttctactagtgaaatttaatgaaattaatatgatttattaatttgtcaattaaattaaagtataaaattattaatttttataaaaccgatcaccaattttgcacgcacgaagcaatggaagctaagtgttacccttaaggggtgttgcattgtgcgggcatgcgacgacgagcaagggagctcatcgcccatgcggtacaaggcAATGAGCAACAAGGCATGCGCGGCAGGCAAGGGTTGTGTCGTGTGTGCCGTGTGGATGGTCGAGCAAACAAGGGCATCGATGCAACGTAGCGCCAggcacaaggcaaggcagcagcatacgagcaagggagctcgcatgCCGCTGCGCATGCAACTGCCCAGCGCTGGCAGCCATCGAGCAACGAATAGCCACAGCGCAGCGAGCAGGAAGCACGAGGCTTTGCAGAGCGATGGGCATCACTCGGCCACACAACGCTGGCCTGGGCGCTGcttcgtgcacgcggcccatggcgctgctgttgttgttgcttgggCAAGGCTTGGGCTTCGGCCTAAGGCCTTGCCTTTGTACGTAAGGgccgtttta encodes:
- the LOC110786922 gene encoding transcription factor TGA5-like isoform X2; this translates as MQALDPRQVLQFDTVPSTHAASHSSDRSKETDHKTLRRLAQNREAARKSRLRKKVYTLRNAPYASEEIDVVREQWAKFFTSKYLLLA
- the LOC110786922 gene encoding transcription factor TGA5-like isoform X1 → MTEIKHMQTQMNKQQVLQFDTVPSTHAASHSSDRSKETDHKTLRRLAQNREAARKSRLRKKVYTLRNAPYASEEIDVVREQWAKFFTSKYLLLA